A window of Polaribacter litorisediminis contains these coding sequences:
- a CDS encoding T9SS type A sorting domain-containing protein produces MKQKLLLAIAFIAFLTTNAQVTKLKEINDSGDSSSQPSNLFVFNNKIYFQADDSNGSNTPGGADLGDELWVTDGTEAGTTFLKDLRTGSDSSGPSFFFEFNGTMYFSANETGDGNVLFSSDGTADGTTSIGGLFVFNPLELDGLVYYINTTDDNGLYEFNGTTQTKVANAGAEHVNFLGANFTSLNGKIIGYGSTPTDDPTIGVELYEYNPETDSYALIKDITGDDGNAGISNFVTIGSEVYFEATGNVWKSDGTTDGTIAVESASSIGGTNNYFVWNNALYFEGDNFEGSNDQLWKYDPATDTILNVSNITGSTATGGNNHDPSDYAVLGDYLYYRGENSDDSSGYIFRTNGTTSENLDSTIKDIDEITVLNGKLYFEGDDGVTGNELYMLDPATLSITKVFKDSLEIYPNPTSDYINISSEYLDNDFKIYSLLGQVVKKGKITSSKIKVSDLSTGSYILKVTKDQKTVTKKLVIQ; encoded by the coding sequence ATGAAACAAAAATTACTTTTAGCAATTGCATTCATTGCATTTTTAACAACGAATGCCCAAGTAACGAAACTTAAGGAAATTAATGATTCTGGAGATTCAAGTTCACAACCCTCAAACCTATTTGTTTTTAACAACAAAATTTATTTTCAAGCAGATGATTCTAATGGCTCAAACACACCCGGAGGTGCAGATTTAGGCGATGAATTATGGGTTACAGATGGTACAGAAGCAGGTACTACATTTTTAAAAGATTTAAGAACAGGTTCTGACAGTTCTGGTCCTAGTTTCTTTTTTGAGTTTAATGGTACGATGTATTTTAGTGCAAACGAAACAGGAGATGGAAATGTTTTATTTTCTTCTGATGGAACAGCAGATGGCACCACATCTATTGGTGGATTATTTGTTTTTAATCCTTTAGAATTAGACGGTTTAGTGTATTATATTAATACCACTGACGACAATGGTTTGTATGAATTTAACGGAACTACCCAAACAAAAGTTGCCAATGCTGGTGCAGAACATGTAAATTTCTTAGGAGCAAACTTCACATCACTTAATGGTAAAATAATTGGTTATGGAAGTACACCAACAGATGATCCAACCATTGGTGTAGAATTATATGAATACAATCCTGAAACAGACTCCTATGCTTTAATTAAAGATATTACTGGAGATGATGGAAATGCTGGTATTAGTAATTTTGTGACCATAGGTTCTGAAGTTTACTTTGAAGCAACAGGTAACGTATGGAAATCAGACGGTACCACAGACGGTACGATAGCTGTTGAAAGTGCAAGTAGTATTGGTGGCACAAATAATTATTTTGTTTGGAATAATGCCTTGTATTTTGAAGGTGATAACTTTGAAGGTTCTAACGATCAATTATGGAAGTATGACCCAGCAACCGATACAATATTAAATGTTAGTAATATTACAGGAAGTACAGCAACTGGTGGTAATAATCATGATCCTTCAGATTATGCTGTTTTAGGTGACTATTTATATTATAGAGGAGAAAATTCTGATGATAGTAGTGGATATATCTTTAGAACAAATGGTACTACTTCAGAAAATTTAGACAGCACTATCAAAGACATTGATGAAATTACTGTTTTAAATGGTAAATTATATTTTGAAGGTGACGACGGTGTAACAGGAAACGAATTATATATGTTAGACCCGGCTACATTATCTATTACTAAGGTTTTTAAAGACTCTTTAGAGATTTATCCTAACCCAACATCAGATTATATAAATATCTCTTCTGAATACCTTGATAATGATTTTAAAATATACTCTCTATTAGGTCAAGTAGTTAAAAAAGGAAAAATAACTTCTTCTAAAATAAAAGTTTCAGATTTAAGTACTGGAAGTTACATTTTAAAGGTTACTAAAGATCAAAAAACAGTTACTAAAAAGCTGGTAATACAATAA
- the rpiB gene encoding ribose 5-phosphate isomerase B: MTIAIGNDHAGTEYKFEIIKHLEEKGYKVLNFGTDTNASMDYPDAIHPTAEAVESGKAAFGIILCGSGNGAQMTANKHQGIRAALCWNNELVALTRQHNNANILTIPARFVSLQQAIGFVDIFLTTEFEGGRHQNRVGKISCAG; the protein is encoded by the coding sequence ATGACAATTGCCATTGGTAACGATCACGCAGGTACTGAATATAAATTCGAAATTATAAAACATTTAGAAGAAAAAGGCTATAAAGTTTTAAATTTTGGCACCGATACAAATGCTTCTATGGATTATCCAGATGCCATTCATCCAACCGCAGAAGCCGTAGAATCTGGTAAAGCAGCATTCGGTATTATTTTGTGCGGTTCTGGTAATGGTGCACAAATGACAGCAAACAAACACCAAGGTATTCGGGCTGCTTTATGTTGGAATAACGAATTAGTCGCGTTAACAAGACAACACAACAATGCCAATATTTTAACGATTCCTGCTCGTTTTGTTTCTTTACAGCAAGCCATAGGTTTTGTAGATATTTTTTTAACGACAGAATTTGAAGGAGGTCGTCATCAAAATAGAGTTGGTAAAATTTCTTGTGCCGGATAA
- a CDS encoding GNAT family N-acetyltransferase yields MNFSIKYFNELTIHELYQILQLRSEVFVVEQDCVYQDLDFKDQKSLHVFGVKNDKIVAYTRIFKPGDYFKNASIGRVVVQEKERKFGYGHEVIKASIKAIKDYFKVDAITISAQLYLKSFYQSHGFKQVGEGYLEDGIPHIKMIRS; encoded by the coding sequence ATGAATTTCAGTATAAAATATTTTAATGAATTAACAATTCACGAATTATATCAAATATTACAATTACGCTCAGAGGTTTTTGTAGTAGAACAAGATTGTGTGTATCAAGATTTAGATTTTAAAGATCAAAAATCGTTGCATGTTTTTGGGGTTAAAAATGATAAAATTGTAGCGTATACACGTATTTTTAAACCTGGAGATTATTTTAAAAATGCCAGTATAGGTAGGGTAGTAGTGCAAGAAAAAGAACGTAAGTTTGGTTACGGACATGAGGTAATAAAAGCTTCTATAAAGGCCATCAAAGACTATTTTAAAGTAGATGCTATTACAATTTCTGCACAACTGTATTTAAAAAGTTTCTACCAATCTCACGGATTTAAACAAGTAGGAGAAGGCTATTTAGAAGATGGTATTCCGCATATTAAAATGATTAGAAGTTAA
- a CDS encoding pseudouridine synthase, whose protein sequence is MKKHRHFIIHKPWGMISQFVNPAKRQKKLLGELYDFPEGTMAIGRLDVASEGLLFLTTDGKVSQEIRSSKFEKEYYVQVDGNITQEAVEQLKKGVEIGLNGKKYLTKPGKAFLIEDPKFALRSQKIRDERHGSTSWVSIIIREGKFRQVRKMTAAVGYPTLRLIRVRIGEIKLDNLEVGEVKEVHHFM, encoded by the coding sequence ATTAAAAAACACCGTCATTTCATCATTCATAAACCTTGGGGAATGATTTCTCAATTTGTAAATCCTGCAAAGAGACAAAAAAAATTATTAGGAGAATTGTATGATTTTCCTGAAGGAACCATGGCAATTGGGCGTTTGGATGTGGCTTCTGAAGGATTGCTATTTTTAACGACAGATGGTAAAGTATCACAAGAAATTAGAAGCAGTAAATTTGAAAAAGAATATTACGTGCAAGTTGATGGTAACATTACACAAGAAGCTGTAGAACAATTAAAAAAAGGGGTAGAAATTGGTTTGAACGGTAAAAAATACCTCACTAAACCAGGAAAAGCTTTTTTAATTGAGGATCCTAAATTTGCTTTAAGAAGTCAAAAAATTAGGGATGAAAGGCATGGCTCAACAAGTTGGGTTTCTATCATCATTAGAGAAGGAAAATTTAGACAAGTGCGAAAAATGACCGCTGCGGTAGGGTATCCAACATTGCGATTAATTCGGGTTAGAATTGGCGAAATTAAGTTAGATAATTTAGAAGTTGGGGAGGTAAAAGAAGTACATCACTTTATGTAA
- a CDS encoding aldose 1-epimerase: MTSKIYLQNAHSTVAIENGELISFQKNNTEYIHQKGNKGWRKSDDEMFPIIGPTDKNNFRVHTKKGDCIQDQHGLLREMEYSLISSDEKSANFIKNYEKNTKIKNSKFPEKSSEEALFWTFDFTFEKNFTLENDILTINFIINSEKEMPFMLGYHPAFLLSDTGKEILKAGSEKITLSDVYKAGSNAFPVFGKEKIVLKNIDKNDVEITTKGFNNFMLWTEVDNMICIEPITQYTSYTDQKFSEKNMSLSKGKNSFSVMIKIL; this comes from the coding sequence ATGACTTCTAAAATATATTTACAAAACGCACATAGCACGGTTGCTATTGAAAACGGGGAATTAATTAGTTTTCAAAAAAATAATACAGAATATATACATCAAAAAGGAAATAAAGGTTGGCGTAAATCCGATGATGAAATGTTTCCTATCATTGGTCCAACGGATAAAAATAACTTTAGAGTGCATACCAAAAAAGGTGATTGTATTCAAGATCAACATGGTTTGTTGCGTGAAATGGAGTATTCTTTAATTTCTTCGGATGAAAAGAGTGCTAACTTCATTAAAAACTACGAAAAAAACACCAAAATTAAAAACAGTAAGTTTCCAGAAAAATCATCTGAAGAAGCATTATTTTGGACTTTTGATTTTACTTTTGAAAAGAATTTTACCTTAGAAAATGATATTTTAACCATCAATTTTATTATTAATTCAGAAAAAGAGATGCCTTTTATGTTAGGTTATCATCCTGCTTTTTTATTGTCAGATACTGGAAAAGAAATTTTAAAAGCTGGTTCAGAAAAAATTACATTATCTGACGTTTACAAAGCTGGTTCCAATGCTTTTCCTGTATTTGGAAAAGAAAAAATTGTCTTAAAAAATATTGATAAAAATGATGTAGAAATTACCACAAAAGGTTTCAATAATTTTATGTTGTGGACAGAAGTTGATAATATGATTTGTATTGAGCCAATAACACAATACACTTCGTATACAGATCAAAAATTTTCAGAAAAAAATATGTCTTTATCTAAAGGAAAAAATAGTTTTTCTGTAATGATAAAGATCCTTTAA
- the recA gene encoding recombinase RecA, which translates to MAADKENKEKVAKLKALQLTLDKLDKTYGKGAVMKMGDSVVEDIEAISSGSLGLDLALGVGGYPRGRVIEIYGPESSGKTTLTLHAIAEAQKAGGIAAFIDAEHAFDRFYAENLGVDIENLIISQPDHGEQALEITENLIRSGAIDIVVIDSVAALTPKSEIEGEMGDSKMGLHARLMSQALRKLTGTISKTKCTVIFINQLREKIGVMFGNPETTTGGNALKFYASVRLDIRRRTQIKDGDRVIGNSTKVKVVKNKVAPPFQVAEFDIMYGQGISKVGEILDIGVELGIVKKSGSWFSYGETKLGQGRDSVKGLIKDNPELAEELEAKIKLAIENQ; encoded by the coding sequence ATGGCGGCAGACAAAGAAAATAAAGAAAAAGTAGCAAAACTTAAAGCATTACAACTCACTTTAGATAAGTTAGATAAAACTTATGGAAAAGGTGCTGTAATGAAAATGGGAGATTCTGTAGTTGAAGATATAGAAGCCATTTCGTCGGGTTCTTTAGGGTTAGATTTAGCCTTAGGAGTGGGCGGATACCCAAGAGGAAGAGTCATTGAAATTTACGGGCCAGAATCTTCTGGTAAAACAACACTTACTTTACACGCAATTGCAGAAGCACAAAAAGCTGGTGGTATTGCCGCGTTTATTGATGCAGAACATGCTTTTGATCGTTTTTACGCAGAAAATTTAGGAGTTGATATAGAAAATCTTATTATTTCTCAACCCGATCATGGTGAACAAGCTTTAGAAATTACAGAAAATTTAATACGTTCTGGAGCCATCGATATTGTTGTAATTGATTCGGTTGCGGCGTTAACACCAAAATCTGAAATTGAAGGTGAAATGGGAGATTCTAAAATGGGTCTTCATGCGCGTTTAATGTCTCAGGCATTACGTAAATTAACAGGTACCATTTCCAAAACAAAATGTACCGTTATTTTTATCAATCAATTAAGAGAAAAAATTGGTGTAATGTTCGGTAATCCTGAAACCACAACAGGAGGAAATGCACTTAAATTTTATGCTTCTGTTCGTTTAGATATTAGAAGAAGAACACAAATTAAAGATGGCGATCGCGTTATTGGAAACAGTACCAAAGTAAAAGTTGTAAAAAATAAAGTAGCACCTCCTTTCCAAGTAGCAGAGTTTGATATTATGTACGGACAAGGAATCTCTAAAGTTGGAGAAATTTTAGATATTGGTGTAGAACTGGGCATTGTAAAGAAAAGTGGTTCATGGTTTAGCTATGGAGAAACAAAATTAGGCCAAGGACGAGATTCTGTAAAAGGATTGATTAAAGACAACCCTGAATTAGCAGAAGAACTTGAAGCTAAAATAAAATTAGCTATCGAAAACCAATAG